The following proteins are co-located in the Thermodesulfobacteriota bacterium genome:
- a CDS encoding dual specificity protein phosphatase family protein, whose protein sequence is MTNLTELKRLFNHFRTQGVYRGSIAGFDKIYRWLTGGPVKRYSVIDEHIWIGGQPRRAGFSKLARYGITGVINMRSEYHYTLHKDLMNIHLLLLPTDDNEAPTIEHLHQGVDFIRGQVEQGGIVYIHCWEGLGRSATMAAAYYVSTGDTIEQAWAHIKRRRSFVRPTGVQIERLEEFSNNISNS, encoded by the coding sequence ATGACTAATCTTACCGAGCTTAAAAGACTGTTTAACCACTTTAGGACCCAAGGCGTCTACAGAGGCTCGATTGCCGGATTTGATAAAATATACCGATGGCTGACAGGTGGGCCGGTTAAGCGCTACAGTGTGATTGACGAGCATATCTGGATAGGCGGCCAACCCAGAAGGGCAGGGTTCTCTAAGCTAGCTAGATATGGCATAACTGGCGTTATTAATATGCGAAGTGAATATCACTACACGCTTCATAAGGATCTTATGAACATTCACCTTCTTCTTCTGCCTACCGATGACAACGAAGCTCCAACTATAGAGCACCTTCATCAGGGGGTTGATTTTATTAGAGGCCAGGTAGAGCAGGGCGGAATAGTTTATATACATTGCTGGGAAGGTCTTGGCCGAAGCGCCACAATGGCCGCGGCATATTATGTGAGTACAGGAGATACGATAGAACAGGCATGGGCACATATAAAAAGAAGACGCTCATTTGTTAGACCCACAGGTGTTCAGATAGAAAGACTAGAAGAATTTTCCAATAATATATCCAACTCATAA